One stretch of Shewanella sp. Arc9-LZ DNA includes these proteins:
- the grpE gene encoding nucleotide exchange factor GrpE gives MSNESNNTSQDQVEEAVTPEVVADEASLMDEVTQANFRIEELEQLLAESETALAERKDVEMRAAAETQNIRTRAAKDVEQARKFALEKFANELLPVIDNMERALQGTNPEDEATKAIYEGVELTMKGFLTSVAKFGVTQVDPQGQAFNPEHHQAIGMQPSAEFPANTVMMVMQKGYLLNDRLLRPAMVMVSQGGGSVDVEA, from the coding sequence ATGAGCAACGAATCGAACAACACATCGCAAGATCAAGTGGAAGAAGCTGTAACTCCTGAAGTTGTGGCTGATGAGGCAAGTTTGATGGATGAAGTAACCCAAGCAAATTTTCGAATTGAAGAACTAGAGCAACTATTGGCTGAGTCTGAAACTGCGTTAGCTGAGCGTAAAGATGTTGAAATGCGCGCAGCGGCAGAAACACAGAATATTCGTACTCGCGCGGCAAAAGATGTCGAGCAAGCACGTAAGTTTGCCTTGGAAAAGTTTGCTAACGAACTCTTACCTGTAATCGATAATATGGAACGCGCCTTACAGGGGACTAACCCTGAAGATGAAGCGACTAAAGCGATTTATGAGGGTGTCGAACTGACCATGAAAGGCTTTTTAACCTCGGTGGCAAAGTTTGGTGTAACTCAAGTTGATCCACAAGGCCAAGCATTTAACCCTGAACATCATCAAGCTATTGGGATGCAGCCAAGTGCTGAATTTCCTGCCAACACTGTCATGATGGTCATGCAGAAAGGTTATTTATTGAATGACCGTTTACTGCGTCC
- the nadK gene encoding NAD(+) kinase, whose translation MTKMFQTIGLIGKPHHQGTNLTLTRLHHWLSMQGFRVIVEGRVSAELGVDVCSMDLLEMGEHCDLAIVVGGDGNMLGAARVLARFNVAVIGVNRGNLGFLTDLPPDNFEEALSKVLGGEFETEHRFLLEAEVHRHGKITASNTAVNEAVLHPGKIAHMIQFEVYIDEQFMYSQRADGMIVSTPTGSTAYSLSAGGSILTPNLQALILVPMFPHTLSCRPIVVDACSTIKLVVSPDNGENLEVSCDGHVHLAVLPGDEIFIRRSNERLRLIHPKGHNYFHVLRNKLGWGSKLF comes from the coding sequence ATGACTAAAATGTTCCAGACAATCGGTCTCATCGGTAAACCACATCATCAAGGGACTAACCTCACGTTAACCCGATTGCATCATTGGTTAAGCATGCAGGGCTTTAGGGTTATCGTTGAAGGACGAGTCTCTGCAGAGCTGGGGGTAGATGTTTGTTCAATGGACCTACTTGAAATGGGTGAACATTGTGATTTAGCCATCGTGGTTGGTGGTGATGGTAATATGTTAGGTGCAGCCCGAGTATTGGCGCGTTTTAATGTTGCCGTGATTGGTGTCAACCGGGGTAACTTAGGTTTTTTAACTGATTTACCTCCTGATAACTTCGAAGAAGCCTTGTCTAAAGTGCTCGGCGGTGAATTTGAAACTGAACACCGTTTTTTACTGGAGGCTGAAGTTCACCGTCACGGCAAAATAACCGCCAGTAATACTGCCGTCAATGAAGCGGTACTTCACCCTGGCAAAATTGCTCATATGATCCAATTTGAGGTGTATATTGACGAGCAGTTTATGTATAGCCAACGTGCTGATGGCATGATTGTGTCTACACCAACAGGTTCTACAGCTTATTCTTTGTCAGCTGGCGGTTCAATATTAACACCTAATCTGCAAGCACTTATTTTAGTGCCGATGTTTCCTCACACCTTGTCATGCCGACCTATTGTAGTCGATGCGTGTAGTACCATTAAATTAGTGGTATCACCTGATAATGGTGAAAACCTCGAAGTCAGTTGTGATGGCCATGTTCATTTAGCCGTATTACCCGGTGATGAAATTTTTATTCGCCGCTCAAATGAACGCCTAAGACTCATCCATCCCAAAGGCCATAATTATTTTCACGTATTACGTAACAAATTAGGCTGGGGAAGTAAACTTTTCTAA